The following coding sequences are from one Triticum aestivum cultivar Chinese Spring chromosome 5A, IWGSC CS RefSeq v2.1, whole genome shotgun sequence window:
- the LOC123108117 gene encoding PLASMODESMATA CALLOSE-BINDING PROTEIN 3, producing the protein MRRRRSPVAALWLAAAWALQLLAGAGAANPTWCIVRTGAPVRTVQAALDYACSPAGGADCAPIQPSALCYLPNTLAAHASYAFNSVYQRSHAAPGACDFAGTATVTLTDPSYGSCTFPASPGAAGSPGSATSASRPPPGNRKPDLGSDDDDSDTDEAHVATANAPLMSLALSCFVYLHLRWW; encoded by the exons ATGCGGCGCCGGCGCTCTCCTGTGGCGGCGCTGTGGCTCGCGGCGGCGTGGGCTCTGCAGCTGCTCGCGGGCGCCGGGGCGGCGAACCCGACGTGGTGCATCGTGCGCACCGGGGCGCCGGTGAGGACGGTGCAGGCGGCGCTGGACTACGCGTGCAGCCCCGCGGGCGGCGCCGACTGCGCGCCCATCCAGCCCAGCGCCCTCTGCTACCTCCCCAACACCCTCGCCGCGCACGCCTCCTACGCCTTCAACTCCGTCTACCAGCGCTCCCACGCCGCCCCCGGCGCCTGCGACTTCGCCGGCACCGCCACCGTCACGCTCACCGACCCCA GTTATGGATCATGCACCTTCCCTGCATCTCCAGG CGCAGCTGGGTCACCCGGTTCAGCCACGTCCGCATCTCGACCGCCGCCGGGCAACCGCAAGCCTGACCTTGGATCAGACGACGACGATTCCGACACCGATGAGGCTCACGTTGCCACCGCCAATGCACCCTTGATGTCTCTTGCCCTCTCCTGTTTCGTGTACCTGCACTTGCGCTGGTGGTGA